One segment of Fusarium oxysporum f. sp. lycopersici 4287 chromosome 7, whole genome shotgun sequence DNA contains the following:
- a CDS encoding wee/wee-unclassified protein kinase, translating to MSFSNSSGGTLALPSPTHAHHIDVTSAVRTLRRSISRSPSKFLTRSNSQNSLSPESPHQTSPQSPCRRFGATPQNQQLLPSHTRSAPPHINGAPHSTAFTPFRPSVRLSLRSAKAGKTSPSRPLTRARASPKSPLKRALNMAPDSGNSLPAIPLASVIDASGQENNALGATSPISVSPVKRRSLTLDVAESSPASFLKSLDSNNDGQMVTNNGSLKRSDATMNLDQPSQGSPVAKRRSLHGISGLGQNEDQNIFGANTTSSQSFYIHEDSSTEYEIAGTSGSPFRDPVPSPTPATTNVPKRSSSLRKSTLQQRYGERGSWGRRSGERQLAQMSSEYSPVRSRPRLSLDQFVPPPVPQESPFVSTTPTSKPPPTTFFGDKAHQPHPLSKTLTTSSSGNSLTEEAPIYAPVARMPDRPRPHLFSRSLPLNATRPTRPNDMSKAMATPSNSQLWVGAFNSTGLISKVNRNPEEDADKKMAPPDTPCKKHSNPFATFPPPAGSAMKKRGNNRNSFGGLPSTPFGNSTGPNSFGRPGKGMSIFQRGSASRSARRGSVLSLDGDEHKLFGETIDFSTPMEGDAPPTPTKNTLTPSLSKVSEYSFESPHDNHSPTANRTLHSTTPVLGTSIPREATCKSEVPTTDGPAGTVDNSSRLTDAGRLYSPSSHLPLSSFGRSRARRGLHSPSPLSTVSLSHPLSSPHETFTKSKLCESASPLDGRRTPQTPRESLLPLDTSRLSISQIGDGFSDNMPPPVTPTAGRDLRSSTSLLVTPVNARTSNIDIDASLSSRFDKVEQIGKGEFSVVYRVTQADHQMTFGNLSTTPTTSPTKGRVYAVKKSKHAFQGPKDRDTKVREAEILRTLSFSEHVVQYFDHWDYNNHLYIQTEYCEEGTLDKFLGTVGRGGRLDDFRIFKILQDLCLGLKDIHDSGFMHLDLKPANILVTFEGVLKIGDFGLAQSCSSAEGVDVEGDREYMAPEMLKGKSCQSADVFSLGLIILETAANVVLPDNGPTWIALRSGDLSEVPSLTWNPSIEVQRDATGNPTEIMHSDDFTSGKTHDPSNLFGPSKRSELLQPPEFMVNATHSSSLDLIVRWMTAQEPSERPTVHQVLELEGLQWVGHHRAAPATVYEGNWGPDEELIPISIAEGGDSDTEMTDV from the exons ATGTCCTTCTCGAACAGCAGCGGTGGCACACTCGCCctaccatcaccaacccACGCCCACCACATCGACGTCACATCGGCAGTTCGCACTCTCCGACGCTCTATTTCACGATCACCTTCCAAGTTCTTGACGCGCTCCAACTCTCAAAACTCGCTGAGCCCCGAAAGCCCCCACCAAACCTCACCTCAATCACCTTGTCGTCGATTTGGCGCAACACCGCAAAATCAACAACTTCTACCGTCCCACACTCGCTCAGCACCTCCTCACATCAACGGTGCCCCGCATTCAACCGCCTTTACACCTTTCCGCCCCAGCGTTAGGCTTTCGTTGCGTTCCGCCAAGGCCGGTAAGACATCGCCCTCGAGACCGTTGACACGAGCACGCGCATCTCCCAAGAGCCCTCTGAAGAGGGCACTCAACATGGCTCCCGATAGCGGCAACTCACTACCTGCGATACCTTTGGCTTCGGTTATTGATGCATCAGGGCAAGAGAACAACGCTCTGGGAGCTACAAGCCCCATCTCTGTCAGTCCCGTCAAGCGGCGCAGCCTCACTCTCGACGTCGCTGAATCTTCGCCGGCATCATTTCTCAAGTCTCTTGATTCCAACAATGATGGCCAGATGGTCACAAACAATGGGTCATTAAAGCGCAGCGACGCAACCATGAATCTGGACCAACCGAGCCAGGGAAGCCCGGTGGCTAAGCGACGGAGCTTGCATGGAATATCGGGGCTGGGCCAGAATGAGGACCAAAATATCTTTGGCGCCAACACGACATCTTCACAGAGCTTCTATATACATGAAGACTCATCTACCGAGTATGAGATTGCGGGTACTAGCGGATCACCGTTCCGCGATCCTGTTCCCTCACCAACACCTGCGACGACGAATGTTCCTAAGAGGTCATCGTCCCTACGTAAGTCAACTCTACAACAAAGATATGGGGAGCGAGGATCTTGGGGAAGACGATCCGGTGAACGACAGCTGGCTCAGATGAGCTCCGAATATTCTCCTGTCCGAAGTCGACCTCGCCTTTCTCTGGACCAATTTGTTCCTCCTCCCGTGCCTCAAGAGAGTCCCTTTGTTTCTACAACGCCGACCTCGAAACCACCACCCACTACTTTCTTTGGCGACAAGGCCCACCAACCACATCCTCTATCGAAGACACTGACGACATCGTCTTCAGGAAACAGCCTAACCGAGGAAGCACCTATTTATGCTCCCGTGGCCCGGATGCCAGATCGACCCAGACCTCACCTTTTCTCACGATCTCTACCTCTCAATGCGACACGACCTACTCGCCCAAATGATATGTCCAAGGCCATGGCGACACCCAGCAACTCGCAGCTGTGGGTGGGCGCTTTCAACTCTACTGGACTTATTTCCAAGGTCAACCGAAACCCCGAAGAGGATGCcgacaagaagatggccCCTCCCGATACACCATGCAAGAAGCACTCTAACCCGTTCGCTACTTTCCCTCCACCGGCCGGGAGTgccatgaagaagaggggtaaCAACCGGAATTCTTTTGGCGGTCTCCCTTCCACCCCATTTGGTAACAGCACAGGTCCCAACAGTTTTGGTAGGCCAGGAAAGGGCATGTCGATATTCCAGCGTGGCAGTGCTTCTAGGAGTGCACGTCGCGGTAGTGTCCTTAGCCTGGATGGTGACGAGCACAAGCTCTTCGGTGAAACGATTGACTTTTCGACACCCATGGAAGGCGACGCTCCTCCTACTCCAACCAAGAACACTTTGACTCCCAGCCTTAGCAAGGTCAGCGAGTACTCATTTGAGAGTCCCCATGATAACCATAGCCCAACTGCCAACCGAACATTACACTCTACTACTCCGGTCCTCGGCACCTCTATCCCTCGTGAAGCAACTTGTAAGTCGGAAGTCCCAACAACGGACGGACCAGCTGGAACAGTCGACAATTCAAGTCGGCTTACCGATGCTGGACGTCTGTATTCCCCATCTTCGCATCTGCCTCTATCTTCATTTGGCCGTTCCAGGGCTCGACGAGGATTACACTCTCCTTCTCCACTAAGCACAGTTTCTTTGAGTCATCCCCTCAGTTCTCCTCATGAGACATTTACTAAATCGAAACTCTGTGAATCAGCCAGCCCCCTTGATGGACGACGAACACCGCAAACGCCACGTGAGAGTTTGCTGCCTCTCGACACCAGCCGATTGTCTATTTCTCAGAttggcgatggcttctcTGATAACATGCCACCTCCCGTCACCCCAACAGCAGGACGGGACTTGCGATCATCTACCAGCCTCCTTGTTACTCCTGTGAACGCCCGTACTAGTAACATTGACATTGACGCAAGCCTATCCTCCCGATTTGACAAAGTGGAGCAGATTGGAAAGGGTGAATTCTCTGTTGTCTATCGTGTCACTCAGGCGGACCATCAAATGACATTTGGCAACCTCAGTACAACCCCGACAACAAGCCCCACCAAGGGTAGAGTCTATGCTGtaaagaagagcaagcatGCGTTTCAGGGACCAAAGGACCGGGATACGAAGGTCCGAGAGGCCGAGATTTTGAGGACTCTTAGCTTCTCTGAGCATGTGGTCCAGTACTTCGATCATTGGGACTACAATAACCATCTCTATATCCAAACAGAGTACTGTGAAGAGGGTACCCTCGACAAGTTCCTGGGCACTGTTGGACGAGGTGGACGACTAGATGACTTTCgcatcttcaagatcctccAGGACCTGTGCTTG GGCCTGAAGGATATCCATGATTCAGGTTTCATGCACCTGGATCTCAAGCCGGCCAACATTCTTGTTACGTTCGAAGGTGTTCTCAAGATTGGTGACTTCGGCCTAGCCCAATCCTGTTCATCTGCCGAAGGCGTGGACGTTGAGGGCGATCGTGAGTACATGGCCCCTGAGATGCTCAAGGGCAAATCCTGCCAGTCCGCCGACGTCTTCTCTCTTGGCCTCATCATTCTTGAGACAGCCGCCAACGTTGTCCTACCTGACAACGGACCGACGTGGATCGCCCTCCGCTCTGGAGATCTTTCCGAAGTGCCAAGTCTCACCTGGAATCCCTCTATTGAGGTCCAGCGAGATGCCACTGGTAACCCTACCGAGATAATGCATAGCGATGATTTCACAAGTGGCAAGACCCACGACCCAAGCAACTTGTTTGGCCCATCCAAGCGATCGGAACTACTGCAACCTCCCGAGTTTATGGTTAATGCCACCCACAGCAGTTCTCTCGATTTGATTGTACGATGGATGacagctcaagaacccagTGAGCGACCAACTGTGCATCAGGTTTTGGAACTTGAGGGCCTGCAGTGGGTTGGCCATCACCGTGCCGCACCGGCAACTGTTTATGAAGGAAACTGGGGACCTGATGAGGAGTTGATCCCTATTTCCATCGCAGAGGGTGGTGACAGTGACACAGAGATGACCGACGTCTAG
- a CDS encoding wee/wee-unclassified protein kinase: MSFSNSSGGTLALPSPTHAHHIDVTSAVRTLRRSISRSPSKFLTRSNSQNSLSPESPHQTSPQSPCRRFGATPQNQQLLPSHTRSAPPHINGAPHSTAFTPFRPSVRLSLRSAKAGKTSPSRPLTRARASPKSPLKRALNMAPDSGNSLPAIPLASVIDASGQENNALGATSPISVSPVKRRSLTLDVAESSPASFLKSLDSNNDGQMVTNNGSLKRSDATMNLDQPSQGSPVAKRRSLHGISGLGQNEDQNIFGANTTSSQSFYIHEDSSTEYEIAGTSGSPFRDPVPSPTPATTNVPKRSSSLRKSTLQQRYGERGSWGRRSGERQLAQMSSEYSPVRSRPRLSLDQFVPPPVPQESPFVSTTPTSKPPPTTFFGDKAHQPHPLSKTLTTSSSGNSLTEEAPIYAPVARMPDRPRPHLFSRSLPLNATRPTRPNDMSKAMATPSNSQLWVGAFNSTGLISKVNRNPEEDADKKMAPPDTPCKKHSNPFATFPPPAGSAMKKRGNNRNSFGGLPSTPFGNSTGPNSFGRPGKGMSIFQRGSASRSARRGSVLSLDGDEHKLFGETIDFSTPMEGDAPPTPTKNTLTPSLSKVSEYSFESPHDNHSPTANRTLHSTTPVLGTSIPREATCKSEVPTTDGPAGTVDNSSRLTDAGRLYSPSSHLPLSSFGRSRARRGLHSPSPLSTVSLSHPLSSPHETFTKSKLCESASPLDGRRTPQTPRESLLPLDTSRLSISQIGDGFSDNMPPPVTPTAGRDLRSSTSLLVTPVNARTSNIDIDASLSSRFDKVEQIGKGEFSVVYRVTQADHQMTFGNLSTTPTTSPTKGRVYAVKKSKHAFQGPKDRDTKVREAEILRTLSFSEHVVQYFDHWDYNNHLYIQTEYCEEGTLDKFLGTVGRGGRLDDFRIFKILQDLCLGLKDIHDSGFMHLDLKPANILVTFEGVLKIGDFGLAQSCSSAEGVDVEGDREYMAPEMLKGKSCQSADVFSLGLIILETAANVVLPDNGPTWIALRSGDLSEVPSLTWNPSIEVQRDATGNPTEIMHSDDFTSAVLSI; encoded by the exons ATGTCCTTCTCGAACAGCAGCGGTGGCACACTCGCCctaccatcaccaacccACGCCCACCACATCGACGTCACATCGGCAGTTCGCACTCTCCGACGCTCTATTTCACGATCACCTTCCAAGTTCTTGACGCGCTCCAACTCTCAAAACTCGCTGAGCCCCGAAAGCCCCCACCAAACCTCACCTCAATCACCTTGTCGTCGATTTGGCGCAACACCGCAAAATCAACAACTTCTACCGTCCCACACTCGCTCAGCACCTCCTCACATCAACGGTGCCCCGCATTCAACCGCCTTTACACCTTTCCGCCCCAGCGTTAGGCTTTCGTTGCGTTCCGCCAAGGCCGGTAAGACATCGCCCTCGAGACCGTTGACACGAGCACGCGCATCTCCCAAGAGCCCTCTGAAGAGGGCACTCAACATGGCTCCCGATAGCGGCAACTCACTACCTGCGATACCTTTGGCTTCGGTTATTGATGCATCAGGGCAAGAGAACAACGCTCTGGGAGCTACAAGCCCCATCTCTGTCAGTCCCGTCAAGCGGCGCAGCCTCACTCTCGACGTCGCTGAATCTTCGCCGGCATCATTTCTCAAGTCTCTTGATTCCAACAATGATGGCCAGATGGTCACAAACAATGGGTCATTAAAGCGCAGCGACGCAACCATGAATCTGGACCAACCGAGCCAGGGAAGCCCGGTGGCTAAGCGACGGAGCTTGCATGGAATATCGGGGCTGGGCCAGAATGAGGACCAAAATATCTTTGGCGCCAACACGACATCTTCACAGAGCTTCTATATACATGAAGACTCATCTACCGAGTATGAGATTGCGGGTACTAGCGGATCACCGTTCCGCGATCCTGTTCCCTCACCAACACCTGCGACGACGAATGTTCCTAAGAGGTCATCGTCCCTACGTAAGTCAACTCTACAACAAAGATATGGGGAGCGAGGATCTTGGGGAAGACGATCCGGTGAACGACAGCTGGCTCAGATGAGCTCCGAATATTCTCCTGTCCGAAGTCGACCTCGCCTTTCTCTGGACCAATTTGTTCCTCCTCCCGTGCCTCAAGAGAGTCCCTTTGTTTCTACAACGCCGACCTCGAAACCACCACCCACTACTTTCTTTGGCGACAAGGCCCACCAACCACATCCTCTATCGAAGACACTGACGACATCGTCTTCAGGAAACAGCCTAACCGAGGAAGCACCTATTTATGCTCCCGTGGCCCGGATGCCAGATCGACCCAGACCTCACCTTTTCTCACGATCTCTACCTCTCAATGCGACACGACCTACTCGCCCAAATGATATGTCCAAGGCCATGGCGACACCCAGCAACTCGCAGCTGTGGGTGGGCGCTTTCAACTCTACTGGACTTATTTCCAAGGTCAACCGAAACCCCGAAGAGGATGCcgacaagaagatggccCCTCCCGATACACCATGCAAGAAGCACTCTAACCCGTTCGCTACTTTCCCTCCACCGGCCGGGAGTgccatgaagaagaggggtaaCAACCGGAATTCTTTTGGCGGTCTCCCTTCCACCCCATTTGGTAACAGCACAGGTCCCAACAGTTTTGGTAGGCCAGGAAAGGGCATGTCGATATTCCAGCGTGGCAGTGCTTCTAGGAGTGCACGTCGCGGTAGTGTCCTTAGCCTGGATGGTGACGAGCACAAGCTCTTCGGTGAAACGATTGACTTTTCGACACCCATGGAAGGCGACGCTCCTCCTACTCCAACCAAGAACACTTTGACTCCCAGCCTTAGCAAGGTCAGCGAGTACTCATTTGAGAGTCCCCATGATAACCATAGCCCAACTGCCAACCGAACATTACACTCTACTACTCCGGTCCTCGGCACCTCTATCCCTCGTGAAGCAACTTGTAAGTCGGAAGTCCCAACAACGGACGGACCAGCTGGAACAGTCGACAATTCAAGTCGGCTTACCGATGCTGGACGTCTGTATTCCCCATCTTCGCATCTGCCTCTATCTTCATTTGGCCGTTCCAGGGCTCGACGAGGATTACACTCTCCTTCTCCACTAAGCACAGTTTCTTTGAGTCATCCCCTCAGTTCTCCTCATGAGACATTTACTAAATCGAAACTCTGTGAATCAGCCAGCCCCCTTGATGGACGACGAACACCGCAAACGCCACGTGAGAGTTTGCTGCCTCTCGACACCAGCCGATTGTCTATTTCTCAGAttggcgatggcttctcTGATAACATGCCACCTCCCGTCACCCCAACAGCAGGACGGGACTTGCGATCATCTACCAGCCTCCTTGTTACTCCTGTGAACGCCCGTACTAGTAACATTGACATTGACGCAAGCCTATCCTCCCGATTTGACAAAGTGGAGCAGATTGGAAAGGGTGAATTCTCTGTTGTCTATCGTGTCACTCAGGCGGACCATCAAATGACATTTGGCAACCTCAGTACAACCCCGACAACAAGCCCCACCAAGGGTAGAGTCTATGCTGtaaagaagagcaagcatGCGTTTCAGGGACCAAAGGACCGGGATACGAAGGTCCGAGAGGCCGAGATTTTGAGGACTCTTAGCTTCTCTGAGCATGTGGTCCAGTACTTCGATCATTGGGACTACAATAACCATCTCTATATCCAAACAGAGTACTGTGAAGAGGGTACCCTCGACAAGTTCCTGGGCACTGTTGGACGAGGTGGACGACTAGATGACTTTCgcatcttcaagatcctccAGGACCTGTGCTTG GGCCTGAAGGATATCCATGATTCAGGTTTCATGCACCTGGATCTCAAGCCGGCCAACATTCTTGTTACGTTCGAAGGTGTTCTCAAGATTGGTGACTTCGGCCTAGCCCAATCCTGTTCATCTGCCGAAGGCGTGGACGTTGAGGGCGATCGTGAGTACATGGCCCCTGAGATGCTCAAGGGCAAATCCTGCCAGTCCGCCGACGTCTTCTCTCTTGGCCTCATCATTCTTGAGACAGCCGCCAACGTTGTCCTACCTGACAACGGACCGACGTGGATCGCCCTCCGCTCTGGAGATCTTTCCGAAGTGCCAAGTCTCACCTGGAATCCCTCTATTGAGGTCCAGCGAGATGCCACTGGTAACCCTACCGAGATAATGCATAGCGATGATTTCACAAGTG CAGTTCTCTCGATTTGA
- a CDS encoding hypothetical protein (At least one base has a quality score < 10), whose product MTIPTLLPGQAGLPSIESTKSYWHRKPSEKLLGHRTTAELPSTADVVVVGSGITGAFAARELVKGDCKNVVLLEAREACWGATGRNGGHCQPLIYAAKAPVAQFELDTFNFLKDLVSEHNIPCDWETVGGVHRVPSQEIFDIVTRHLDRLKKTNPDLADDIKVITDQEQLKKLRVSGASAAIYQPNAAKLWPYKLVSWVLESLLEANDSSVFNLQTKTPVEHIQRIGDSWALHTPRGQIAARKVILATNAYTSHLIPKLSGYIVPVRGQVAALTPSDGSSPLEHSHVWWTPDGGDDYLVQRPSGELITGGERLGSSGGQVGLSRDDSIDPVIAQRLRTSLHEAVKLRAPEESEDTSLQATYEWTGIMGYSKDGYPWVGQLPASLGGEDSGLWLSVAYTGHGMPVAARCGIAVAQEILGIADGVKLPAQYRIDGGRVDRARDMKIPSTLLDEVRMMIGDEN is encoded by the exons ATGACAATCCCCACGCTACTACCAGGGCAGGCTGGACTGCCTAGCATTGAGAGCACAAAATCGTACTGGCATCGCAAACCCTCTGAGAAGCTCCTCGGGCATCGCACCACAGCAGAGCTCCCTTCCACGGCTGATGTTGTGGTCGTTGGCAGTGGTATCACCGGGGCATTTGCAGCGAGAGAGCTTGTTAAAGGGGACTGTAAGAATGTGGTGCTCCTCGAGGCAAGAGAGGCCTGTTGGGGAGCTACAGGAAGA AATGGTGGTCATTGCCAGCCCCTTATTTACGCCGCCAAAGCTCCAGTCGCTCAATTTGAACTTGATACCTTCAACTTCCTAAAGGACCTTGTATCAGAGCACAATATCCCTTGTGACTGGGAGACGGTCGGAGGCGTGCACCGCGTTCCTTCACAAGAAATCTTCGACATCGTGACCCGGCATCTAGACCGTCTAAAGAAAACCAATCCTGATCTTGCGGACGACATCAAGGTTATAACAGATCAGgagcagctgaagaagctgcgaGTTTCAGGGGCATCTGCTGCCATATACCAGCCCAATGCGGCTAAGCTATGGCCGTATAAGCTTGTTAGCTGGGTTCTTGAGAGTCTCCTTGAAGCGAACGACTCAAGCGTCTTCAATCTTCAAACAAAGACGCCCGTGGAGCACATTCAGCGGATAGGTGACTCATGGGCTCTCCACACCCCTCGTGGCCAGATAGCAGCCAGGAAAGTCATCCTAGCAACTAACGCTTATACCTCACACCTTATTCCAAAGCTATCTGGGTACATAGTTCCCGTGCGTGGCCAAGTTGCTGCTCTTACCCCTTCAGACGGCAGCTCACCACTGGAGCATAGCCACGTGTGGTGGACACCAGATGGAGGAGACGACTATCTTGTCCAGAGACCTTCGGGTGAACTTATCACTGGCGGTGAGAGATTAGGCTCATCCGGTGGCCAAGTTGGACTATCGCGGGACGATTCGATCGACCCAGTTATAGCCCAGCGATTGCGTACCTCACTTCATGAGGCCGTCAAGCTAAGGGCACCAGAAGAATCCGAGGACACTTCTCTTCAAGCTACTTATGAGTGGACTGGCATCATGGGCTATTCGAAAGATGGCTATCCCTGGGTTGGCCAACTACCCGCTTCTCTAGGCGGTGAAGATAGTGGCCTCTGGCTTAGTGTTGCTTATACGGGGCATGGTATGCCAGTTGCGGCGAGATGTGGCATAGCGGTTGCCCAGGAGATATTGGGGATCGCCGATGGTGTGAAGCTGCCAGCCCAATATCGAATTGATGGAGGGCGAGTTGATAGGGCTCGAGATATGAAGATACCCTCAACACTGCTAGACGAAGTCAGGATGATGATTGGTGATGAAAACTAA
- a CDS encoding NADH-ubiquinone oxidoreductase 24 kDa subunit, mitochondrial (At least one base has a quality score < 10): protein MASKLTPLIRSAIRPVCRAARPQSRAAFSLTASRRSDTLMVHRNTEDNNPNIPFKFNEKNQTVIAEILKRYPPQYKKAAVMPLLDLGQRQHGFTSISVMNEVARLLEMPPMRVYEVASFYTMYNRTPVGKYFVQICTTTPCQLGGCGSDVIVKAIKEELGIEQGQTTADGLFTILEVECLGACVNAPMIQINDDYYEDLTPASVKDLLKSLRAQATASDPSTVNVPKPGPLSSRDTCENSAGQTSLNAEPWGTETTRADL from the exons ATGGCGAGCAAGCTCACTCCCCTCATCCGCTCCGCCATCCGGCCGGTGTGCCGGGCTGCCCGCCCTCAGTCTCGCGCCGCCTTCTCTCTCACAGCCAGCCGACGAAGCGACACTCTCATGGTG CATCGAAACACCGAGGACAACAACCCCAACATCCCCTTCAAGTTCAACGAGAAGAACCAGACCGTGATTGCCGAGATCCTCAAGCGATACCCTCCCCAGtacaagaaggctgctgtcATGCCTTTGCTAGACCTCGGCCAGCGCCAGCACGGCTTCACCAGCATCAGCGTCATGAACGAGGTCGCCCGTCTTCTTGAGATGCCTCCTATGCGAGTGTACGAGGTTGCCTCTTTCTACACCATGTACAACAGAACTCCCGTGGGCAAATATTTTGTTCAAATCTGCACTACG ACACCTTGCCAACTTGGAGGCTGTGGATCTGATGTTATCGTCAAGGCTATCAAGGAGGAGCTCGGAATTGAGCAGGGCCAGACCACTGCTGACGGTCTCTTCACCATTCTCGAGGTCGAGTGTCTCGGTGCCTGCGTCAACGCTCCCATGATTCAGATCAACGACGACTACTATGAGGATCTCACCCCCGCCTCCGTAAAGGATCTCCTCAAGTCCCTTCGGGCCCAGGCTACTGCTTCCGACCCCTCTACTGTCAACGTCCCCAAGCCTGGTCCTCTCAGCAGCCGAGACACATGTGAGAACAGTGCTGGTCAAACAAGCCTTAACGCGGAGCCCTGGGGAACCGAGACCACAAGGGCGGACCTGTAG
- a CDS encoding hypothetical protein (At least one base has a quality score < 10), whose product MESFSLLKRRTTDLLHNVQQNLPSMPMPSVPSVPSATHQKKSSMKGTWERIDAPDVPRSSHSLNIVHGTAYLFGGEIEPRKPVDNDMHVVTLPWSSAGADYFKIKASPAKPDAQPKKPEVQQPVQPKAPEPVKSDEKPDEEEIEKKLDEVSLAEDDEEEEDDDDEEEDESSDEEVESKSKGKQPAGPEKPELGDVPASRVGHATAVIGSRIFLFGGRGGPDMRPLNEGGRVWVFDTRSNTWTYLDPAPVVPGGAIVPQPAPRSYHTATSIDRPRDFAPKRPKEPETWGTVGTRRHV is encoded by the coding sequence atggaatCTTTCTCTCTACTCAAGCGTCGTACCACCGACCTCCTCCACAATGTCCAGCAAAACCTCCCATCTATGCCTATGCCTTCCGTTCCATCCGTTCCCTCGGCAACTCACCAGAAGAAGAGTTCTATGAAAGGAACATGGGAGCGCATTGATGCCCCTGACGTTCCCCGTTCTTCCCATTCTCTCAATATCGTCCACGGAACCGCTTACCTCTTTGGCGGAGAGATCGAGCCCCGAAAGCCCGTCGACAATGATATGCATGTCGTAACTTTGCCTTGGTCCTCGGCTGGGGCCGATtatttcaagatcaaggcatCCCCCGCCAAACCAGATGCCCAGCCGAAGAAGCCTGAGGTTCAGCAACCCGTTCAGCCAAAGGCCCCGGAGCCAGTCAAATCCGACGAGAAGCCagacgaagaggagatcGAGAAAAAGCTCGACGAAGTTTCTCTTGcggaggatgacgaagaagaagaagatgatgatgatgaggaagaagacgaatcTTCAGATGAAGAGGTCGAGAGCAAGTCCAAAGGTAAGCAGCCTGCCGGTCCAGAAAAACCGGAATTGGGTGATGTTCCAGCTTCACGAGTTGGCCATGCTACTGCCGTTATCGGATCCCGTATCTTTCTCTTCGGTGGTCGCGGAGGTCCCGACATGCGGCCTCTGAACGAAGGTGGCCGTGTTTGGGTCTTTGACACCCGCTCCAACACATGGACATACCTTGACCCTGCCCCTGTCGTTCCAGGTGGTGCAATTGTGCCCCAACCCGCTCCGCGAAGCTATCACACAGCCACATCGATCGACCGCCCCCGGGACTTTGCTCCTAAGCGGCCCAAGGAACCTGAGACCTGGGGGACAGTGGGCACTCGGAGACACGTCTAA